In Moorella sp. Hama-1, a single genomic region encodes these proteins:
- a CDS encoding sodium:proton antiporter, which produces MGLKRLVPTVLLLPVLMIAFNGVAWAAGGNDLGHALPLWSVLPFVGMLLSIAIWPLVNGHWWENNMWKVSAFWALVFFIPFLIAFGSRTAFFQALEVILLDYVPFIILLFGLFVVSGGIILRGTLRGTPAVNTLLLLVGTVLASWIGTTGASMLLIRPVLRANEWRRYKAHIVIFFIFLVSNIGGALTPVGDPPLFLGYLRGVPFFWTMRLIFPMAFNVIILLLLLYFLDSFFYRKESVPRSTRERDTLRVDGLQNLIYLGIIVGAVIVSGILAKNPAFADQQTGTLYGIPLYRHGAETIVIPYTNIIRDLAILLAAFLSWKTTSMAIRQDNHFTWGPIREVATLFAGIFMTMIPALAILHARGAELGLSHPAQFFWATGALSSFLDNAPTYLVFLTTATSLGAAGGVQTTLGVIGTEMLAAVSCGAVFMGANTYIGNAPNFMVRSIAEENNIRMPSFFGYMAWSVGILIPLFILDTLIFFR; this is translated from the coding sequence ATGGGATTGAAGCGCCTGGTCCCAACGGTATTGCTGCTTCCGGTCCTGATGATAGCTTTTAATGGGGTAGCCTGGGCAGCAGGAGGTAATGATCTGGGACATGCTTTACCCCTCTGGAGCGTGTTACCCTTTGTGGGTATGTTGCTGTCGATTGCCATCTGGCCCCTGGTCAATGGCCACTGGTGGGAAAACAATATGTGGAAGGTAAGCGCCTTCTGGGCTCTGGTCTTTTTTATTCCCTTTTTGATCGCCTTCGGCAGTAGGACGGCCTTTTTTCAAGCCCTGGAAGTTATTCTCCTTGATTACGTGCCCTTTATTATTCTCCTCTTCGGATTATTTGTGGTCTCGGGAGGGATTATCCTGCGGGGGACCCTGCGGGGTACTCCCGCCGTCAACACCTTGCTACTACTGGTAGGAACGGTCCTGGCTAGCTGGATTGGGACCACAGGTGCCAGTATGCTCCTGATCCGGCCGGTGCTCCGGGCCAATGAGTGGCGGCGTTATAAGGCCCACATCGTTATCTTCTTTATCTTCCTGGTATCCAATATCGGCGGCGCCCTGACGCCGGTAGGGGATCCGCCCCTGTTCCTGGGTTATTTAAGGGGTGTACCCTTTTTCTGGACAATGCGGTTGATTTTTCCTATGGCCTTTAATGTGATAATCCTGCTGCTTTTACTTTATTTCCTGGACAGCTTCTTCTACCGTAAAGAAAGTGTGCCCAGGTCGACCAGGGAGCGTGATACCCTGCGGGTCGACGGACTGCAGAACCTGATTTACCTGGGTATTATCGTTGGGGCGGTAATTGTCAGCGGCATCCTGGCCAAGAACCCAGCCTTCGCCGATCAGCAAACAGGTACCCTCTACGGTATTCCCCTGTACCGGCATGGTGCGGAGACCATTGTAATACCCTACACCAATATTATTCGTGACCTGGCCATTCTCCTGGCCGCCTTCCTGTCCTGGAAAACCACCTCCATGGCTATTCGTCAGGATAACCATTTTACCTGGGGTCCCATCCGGGAGGTGGCCACCCTCTTTGCCGGTATCTTTATGACCATGATCCCGGCCCTGGCTATCCTCCACGCCCGCGGGGCAGAACTGGGCCTCTCCCACCCGGCTCAATTTTTCTGGGCTACCGGGGCGCTGTCCAGCTTCCTGGATAACGCCCCCACGTACCTGGTATTCCTAACAACGGCCACCAGCCTGGGGGCGGCGGGTGGGGTACAGACCACCCTGGGGGTGATCGGCACCGAAATGCTGGCTGCTGTATCCTGCGGTGCCGTCTTCATGGGAGCCAACACCTACATTGGCAATGCCCCCAACTTTATGGTACGGTCTATAGCCGAGGAGAACAACATTCGCATGCCCAGTTTCTTCGGCTACATGGCTTGGTCGGTGGGCATCCTCATCCCACTGTTTATCCTGGACACGCTGATTTTTTTCCGTTAG
- a CDS encoding helix-hairpin-helix domain-containing protein, with protein sequence MAGGKVWWGGTMWEWDGRVRWLAAALAVALIFGAGMQYSRWQDHRAVTSVPQVVPGDKAPGAGEGAAPDQKAPGEKKGTIQVHVAGAVKLPGVYELPAGARVNEAVNLAGLLPEANANALNLAAPLNDGQQVVVPRQGEAVAAAVNTGSLPAPGSGPAAAPGVTAGTTPANGGKVNLNTATLQELDSLPGIGPTLAQRILDYRTQKGPFRSIEDLQNVSGIGAKKFADLKDRITVN encoded by the coding sequence ATGGCAGGAGGAAAAGTATGGTGGGGTGGTACTATGTGGGAATGGGACGGTCGGGTACGCTGGCTGGCCGCCGCCCTGGCGGTGGCCCTTATTTTTGGGGCCGGGATGCAGTATAGCCGCTGGCAGGATCACCGGGCGGTAACTTCTGTACCCCAGGTGGTGCCGGGGGACAAAGCCCCGGGGGCAGGGGAGGGTGCTGCCCCCGACCAGAAGGCCCCCGGGGAAAAGAAGGGTACCATCCAGGTCCACGTAGCCGGCGCCGTCAAGCTGCCCGGGGTTTACGAGCTCCCTGCCGGCGCCCGGGTCAACGAGGCTGTCAACCTGGCGGGTTTGCTCCCGGAGGCCAATGCCAACGCCCTGAACCTGGCGGCACCTCTAAATGACGGCCAGCAGGTCGTGGTACCCCGGCAGGGGGAAGCAGTAGCAGCAGCGGTGAACACCGGCAGCTTGCCGGCTCCTGGTTCCGGCCCGGCAGCCGCCCCTGGAGTTACGGCCGGAACCACTCCGGCTAACGGCGGCAAGGTTAACCTCAATACCGCCACCCTGCAGGAACTGGACAGCCTGCCGGGGATTGGCCCTACCCTGGCCCAGCGTATCCTGGATTACCGTACCCAGAAGGGACCCTTCCGCAGCATCGAAGACCTGCAGAATGTCTCCGGTATCGGCGCTAAGAAATTCGCCGACCTCAAGGACAGGATTACCGTAAACTAA